ATGTTGTAGCTTCAGGAAGAGATCGCTTGAACTCTAAACATTTGTGTATTACATACATGACCTCAAACTGAAGTGGACGGCAAACTTAGTTTTATGAGCCCCACTCCTTTAAATACTAGGTGTGATTTcattgctttaatttttttctcaaaaatgtctCCATCTTAATatcatggttttgtttttgttttaattacccattaaaaagtgttgaaattaCATTGTTGTGTGTTGGATCGATttacttaaaaattaaaaaaaattatcctgTCTTGTTGAAAATCTAAAAAGCAGTAATGGCCTGGCGTTTTGACCCTATtaagcttggttcatacttcctgcgaatgcgaatgcgaaatgaatttgatgtaaatttgacgtcacaccctcctttcgcagcaataTTCGCTAGGGAGTaaagcagagttcaactgctgcgaattgttcgttgcgaatttgtgacgtcaacattcgcttcgcattcgcaggaagtatgaaccgggctttagtctttctcgaaggctaggTCCAGTTGGTTGGTAATTAAATTACTGGCGATTTGAGTTTTCTTGTTTGAATTCCCTCAAAAATGCATTTTGTCATGGGCCTGGAATATCGTCTTTCTTGAAAGGGCATGTCTGACCATTTACATTAATTCAAAGAACACTTCCATTGGGAAAATCCATGGGAAACTTTGgaaagggcacaaaggccaaaaccaggggcaGGCTGACATGGGGCAACAGTTGGTTGCAGTTATTTTATTTCTACTATGTGCTCTGTCTGAAATTGCAGCTAAATTTGTTAAGAAATTCTAACCTGTTTGAAAAGCCAGAATGTCAAACACAAGTGAATTTGGGGTGTGCAGGCTTTTTGCTATTGGACTGTGCAAGTCTAATAAGTATTCCAATGTTAAAGTTagtacacaattttgtttctctttagaAAATATACATGCATGGGGACCCAAGCTTGTTTTATTTAGTAGTAAAAGGCCAGTTGTTAGGCGCTTTAAAACATTGTATCAATGCACATAACACCATTGTAGACCCTGTTcggagatagtcgagttgtggcggtgctctcgcgagatcattGCTCTCGCAGAACTCCTTAGGATTATGCAGCACCAGCAGCCAAATTGGGATGCCCTACAGGTTGCTAATCATTCAACAATTTATTCCCTTTTGAATACCCATTTACTTCCTTATTATAGTTGATTATTTTGCCCAAGATTGGCATCTGCTACCCtccacatttttttgtttcatcattCATAAATCCTCAAGAAATGCCTTCCCAACTCATTTTCTTACCCGCTTTGCAAAAGAACTGAGCTATATAATAGCTCTATGAACATAACTGATGCAATTCACCCCTCTAGCCCCCCCTCTAGCCCCTCCCCATTTGAACGTAATTTTTGTAAGAATATAGCGCCATCTATTGACACAGATTGTGTACTATAAAGACGACTAGTTCCCGCCTCTAACCACAGCCATAAGAGTTGAACGTGGCACGTTAAGTTCACGTTGGAGCAATGTGCTGGGGCCCGACTATTTTCCGGCCTCTTACACGGCCTTTCTCAGCCGATACGCTCGCTGCTACAATTGCGGCCCCAAAATCCGTCGTCATCAGCGGCTAAGGCGGCCCAAAATTCATCGCGATGAGCGAAAAAGTAATAATGAAGGGTACCCTTAAGGGTCACAATGGATGGGTTACCCAAATTGCCACAACACCGGCATTTCCCGACATTGTTCTATCGTCATCAAGGGGTAAGTTTCATCTAATTtatatttgtgtacattttctatGGAGTTGACACGTTCTTTTCATTTAGCGTAAAATAAATTGATCAACGCATATGCGATGGAACATCCATAAGGATTATGATTTTGAATCATTATTGCTCATTATTAATTATATAAATAGAATCAATACACGATATGTTCATGCATTGGTAACTATTTTTATGTcatatttataattttattttgactttAAATTGTGTGTACAGATTCAGAATATGCAGGCAAAAAGAATGGGACCCACAAAAAACCGAAATCCCAATCTGGCAATCTAATTATTACGAGGGGGTCTGAGGTGTTGGTAGGCCTTTTAAAAGACATAAAGATTGCCAACAAGACTCTAGTTTCTCTCTccaatgtacagtgtatataATGTTCAATTTGGCTTGTCCTACACTTTTATTGCACCACTGGTCACGGTGTCTTGCACAGCACATCATCCCAGTTTAGCTCTTACCAGCTGTAAAGGGATTACTCCATCATGATCAAGTATCAAGTCCGCTTATTGGTCCACCCACATAGCCCCACTTTTGTTGCCAAATCTGAATCTTTGGCCACCACCACACGATGTCCAGCCCAATTTTTTTCTAGCgttaaaaaattgtgttttctttaCGACGGGCTCGGCGGCAGTTTAAAACAGCTAAATAGTAAATGTGTTCACTTTCCTCATGTATGATCAGATGTTTAGATAAATACCATTTACAAAATTTTCAACTTCCTCCGAGTTACCTCGCTCTCTACTGAGCGCAGCCATTTTGGAATGATCCCAATTATGCCaatcaaatcatgacgtcatcagCCACAGGATCAGCCAGCAAGGCTGTGGCCGGAGCGGACACATAAAAAGCAAtaattgatttgaaatgtttacaCCGCACTCCGCCCACACAGTGACAGAAATATCCCTAACATTGGGGGGAAAAAGgcccatcatcatcatcatgtccATTGATTGGTGCaatgttttcacattttttaaacCATGCTTGTGGTTTTTGTCTGTCGAAAATTTAAGTTGAGTCTTAGAGTCACCTCTTCGGCCTAGCCAATGGCGTGTGGGGTGCTAAAGACTCATAAAGTAAACTCTGGTTTAATTCTCTGGCCACCTTTGCTAGTTCTGGATCCAGACACCCAAACCAGAAACATTTACctacaaacaaaacattctttcatacaccccaccccccaaaaagggGGAAATATGTGTATCTGAGTGAAAGATTTTTAgttaaaaatatgcaaaattCTTTTGCCAGAAATGCCCCTGTTTAAAAATCCATAaaactctttaaaaataaaagtgtgtcaacaaattttgaatcTCCAAATCACACCTCAAGGCAAGTTTGGGAAACTCAAATTTCTGTGGTGTTCGTTTATGAGTGCTGCAGCCAGCATAGTGGTTGGTTAACTGCTTTCACCTCGTTGAAAGTGGACGTATTTGACATTCTGATGAAATAGCTCAAAGGCTGAGCGACAATAGgcctaaatgacaacacaacaaagcAAGGCAAGATTTGGCCTTAGAACGACTCTGCTAGGgacgaaatgtcaggccattaactatttttgcaaTTATACCattggtccttttggttggtaagcagcttGCAACATCTAATTCTATTTAAATAATGTGGCAGTTCTTTCCATTTTTCTCACCAAGTATACTCTGTATACAACCTAAATCAGCATTATGTTTGACATAAACTAATCTATGACCCCACTTATAAATAGCgtcttgtgtttttgtattCTAGACAAGTCTGTCATCATGTGGAAGCTGACCAGAGAAGAAAACAATTACGGAGTCCCCAAGAAAGCTCTGAAGGGTCACAGCCATTTTGTGTCGGACATTGTGATGTCATCCGATGGTCAGTTTGCTCTCTCCTGTTCTTGGGATAAGGAACTACGTCTCTGGGATCTTGCCACGTGAGTTGGGCTAAGTCttcttattaatattattggccttgtacattattatttttcaactCCCTGTGCCCCACCCCCAACACCTACCTTCCACTCTGATCTGTCACCTAGGTGTAATTTTATAGAGGTGCTGAAGCAGAATAAAAGCTGCTTAATATTTTTCTGtcaagcaaaaataagcaggatactggCTACAAATGGTACATTTGACATGGTCTTCTGGCTTGTAACCtaaattctggtaagcataattgtgttgtgcttagccacTTTTTGCAATTAAGCAGCGTTATGAAAGAAATTGGACCATGTTTTTTGTTCTCATCGCTTGAGTCTTAGAGTTACCTCTTCGGCCTAGCCCTTGGCGTGTGTGGTGCTAAAGACTCATAAAGTAAACTCTGGTTTTATCCTCTGGCCACCTTGAACGTTGTGGATCCAGACACCCAAACCAGAATAGTCATTACAAAATATCTTTTGATTGGAGTAAATTTTTCTTGTTGtgtgttttaaaaatgaaaataaatgaaacaattgtTGGTTCATTGCAGAGGAAAGACGACGAGACGCTTTGTGGGACACACCAAGGATGTCCTCAGCGTGGCTTTCTCTCAGGACAATCGCCAGATTGTCTCTGGCTCTAGGGACAAGACCATCAAGCTGTGGAACACCCTGGGAGTCTGCAAGTACACCATCCAGGTAAAGAAAGCATGAGTATACTGCTTTATATAGGATTCGAGGCATTGTATGTTTAGGTATCAgctatcaatgtatatttggtttggggtaacaccatgtgtgtctctgtttgccaggtagagtttgtccGGTTGTCGGGAGAAAAATACCAGTCcccgatgactagagcaagctagtcgaaacattgagaccaattcaagaactgactctgaggtagtgcagttaattctGATCCTATTAGCTAAAGTAGCACCgttagtcccagccaattttctataccatccgcccagatagtagttaaaaagcaggacagttcttttcagaactgagaagtctcccgaacaatccgatcaatctactctgtggtagtagaatatagaatgACAGTTCTCTGAAGGTttaactctacctggcaagttgatacacacatggtgttaccgcaaaccaaataaatatatgCTGCATTACAAGCAAAgatcagggcccattttcatgaagctgtttagcagtaaatactgcttgacaaatttgtttgctaagcGGAGTTGAGTGGGGCGTTAGTCACAACAATGTGA
This Asterias amurensis chromosome 21, ASM3211899v1 DNA region includes the following protein-coding sequences:
- the LOC139953069 gene encoding small ribosomal subunit protein RACK1-like isoform X2 yields the protein MSEKVIMKGTLKGHNGWVTQIATTPAFPDIVLSSSRDKSVIMWKLTREENNYGVPKKALKGHSHFVSDIVMSSDGQFALSCSWDKELRLWDLATGKTTRRFVGHTKDVLSVAFSQDNRQIVSGSRDKTIKLWNTLGVCKYTIQDDCHKAWVSCVRFSPNQVNPIIVSAGVDKQVKVWNLTNCRLKTNHFGHSSYLNCVTVSPDGSLCASGGKVWNLTNCRLKTNHFGHSGYLNCVTVPRRIHYVHLVARMVKPWCEIDLNEGKHLYKLHGAEENRDQCSVLQSQ